In Leisingera sp. NJS204, one DNA window encodes the following:
- a CDS encoding ABC transporter ATP-binding protein, whose amino-acid sequence MIRFENLTKSFRLKGERKVVIDNLNLTLPPGKSLALLGRNGAGKSTLLQIIAGTMRPDHGRVVSDGSISWPVGLGGSFHRDLTGAENVRFIARIYGVDTRDLVNFVGEFAELGKFYHMPMRSYSSGMRSRLTFGASMGIRFDTYLVDEVTAVGDRSFKRKSRAVFADRMKHSSAIMVNHSMAQIRQFCNAGLVLEAGRIRYYDDLDAAIAAHEAMLD is encoded by the coding sequence ATGATCCGCTTCGAAAACCTGACCAAGAGCTTCCGGCTCAAGGGCGAGCGCAAGGTGGTGATCGACAATCTGAACCTGACGCTGCCGCCGGGGAAATCCCTGGCGCTGCTGGGCCGCAACGGGGCGGGCAAGTCGACGCTGTTGCAGATCATTGCCGGCACCATGCGGCCCGATCACGGCCGGGTGGTGTCCGATGGCAGCATCTCCTGGCCGGTGGGGCTGGGCGGCTCGTTCCACCGTGATCTGACCGGCGCCGAGAATGTCCGCTTCATCGCCCGCATCTACGGGGTGGACACCCGCGATCTGGTCAATTTTGTCGGCGAGTTCGCCGAGCTGGGCAAATTCTACCACATGCCGATGCGCAGCTATTCCTCGGGCATGCGCTCGCGGCTGACCTTCGGCGCCTCGATGGGGATCCGCTTCGACACCTATCTGGTCGACGAGGTAACGGCCGTGGGCGACCGGTCGTTCAAACGCAAGAGCCGGGCGGTCTTTGCCGACCGGATGAAGCATTCCAGCGCCATCATGGTCAATCATTCGATGGCGCAGATCCGCCAGTTCTGCAATGCCGGGCTGGTGCTGGAGGCCGGGCGGATCCGCTATTACGACGATCTGGACGCGGCGATTGCCGCGCATGAGGCGATGCTGGACTGA